A single genomic interval of Zonotrichia albicollis isolate bZonAlb1 chromosome 33, bZonAlb1.hap1, whole genome shotgun sequence harbors:
- the SMARCD1 gene encoding SWI/SNF-related matrix-associated actin-dependent regulator of chromatin subfamily D member 1 yields MAARAGFQSGPASGGGAGAAPGAALGPGAPGGAVRMGPAPGQGLYRSPLPGAAYPRPGMLPGGRLAPQGPAMGPPGYGGSPAVRPALAQAGLDQARKRPAPQQLQQVQPQAVPNRNHNAKKKKMADKILPQRIRELVPESQAYMDLLAFERKLDQTIMRKRLDIQEALKRPIKQKRKLRIFISNTFNPAKSDAEDGEGTVASWELRVEGRLLEDSALSKYDATKQKRKFSSFFKSLVIELDKDLYGPDNHLVEWHRTATTQETDGFQVKRPGDVNVRCTVLLMLDYQPPQFKLDPRLARLLGIHTQTRPVIIQALWQYIKTHKLQDPHEREFVICDKYLQQIFESQRMKFSEIPQRLHALLMPPEPIIINHVISVDPNDQKKTACYDIDVEVDDTLKTQMNSFLLSTASQQEIAALDNKIHETIETINQLKTQREFMLSFARDPQGFINDWLQSQCRDLKTMTDVVGNPEEERRAEFYFQPWAQEAVCRYFYSKVQQRRQELEQALGIRNT; encoded by the exons ATGGCGGCGCGGGCCGGGTTCCAGTCGGGGcctgcgagcggcggcggcgccggggccGCGCCCGGGGCCGCGCTGGGCCCGGGAGCGCCGGGCGGGGCGGTGCGCATGGGCCCGGCGCCGGGGCAGGGCCTGTACCGCTCGCCGCTGCCCGGAGCCGCCTACCCG CGCCCCGGGATGCTGCCGGGCGGCCGCCTGGCGCCGCAGGGCCCGGCCATGGGTCCTCCCGGCTACGGCGGGAGCCCAGCCGTGCGGCCCGCGCTGGCGCAGGCCGGGCTGGACCAGGCTCGCAAGCGGCCGGCGCCGCAGCAGCTTCAGCAGGTGCAGCCGCAGGCGGTGCCCAACCGCAACCACAA tgccaagaagaagaagatggCAGATAAAATCCTCCCACAGCGG ATCCGTGAGCTCGTGCCCGAGTCCCAGGCCTACATGGACCTGCTGGCCTTCGAGAGGAAGCTGGACCAGACCATCATGAGGAAGCGCCTGGATATCCAGGAGGCTCTGAAGCGCCCCATCAAG CAAAAGCGAAAGCTGCGGATTTTTATCTCCAACACCTTCAACCCCGCCAAGTCGGACGCGGAGGATGGCGAAGGAACCGTCGCCTCCTGGGAGCTGCGGGTGGAAGGACGGCTGTTGGAGGAT TCTGCTCTGTCCAAATATGATGCCACCaagcagaaaaggaaattttcGTCCTTCTTTAAATCTCTGGTCATTGAACTTGATAAAGACCTGTATGGCCCTGACAATCACCTAGTAGAG TGGCACAGGACTGCTACGACTCAGGAGACAGACGGCTTCCAGGTGAAGAGGCCGGGGGATGTGAACGTGCGCTGCACCGTCCTGCTGATGCTGGATTACCAG CCTCCCCAGTTCAAGCTGGACCCGCGCCTGGCTCGGCTGCTGGGCATCCACACGCAGACCCGGCCCGTGATCATCCAGGCCCTGTGGCAGTACATCAAGACCCACAAGCTGCAGGACCCCCACGAGCGGGAGTTTGTCATCTGTGACAAGTAcctgcagcag ATCTTTGAGTCGCAGCGGATGAAGTTCTCGGAGATCCCACAAAGGCTTCATGCCTTGCTGATGCCCCCCGAGCCCATCATCATCAATCATGTGATCAG TGTTGACCCAAATGACCAGAAGAAAACAGCCTGCTATGACATTGACGTGGAGGTGGATGATACCCTGAAAACTCAGATGAATTCCTTTCTGCTCTCCACAGCCAGTCAACAGGAAATTGCTGCTCTGGATAACAAG ATCCATGAAACAATTGAGACCATCAACCAGCTGAAGACACAGCGCGAGTTCATGCTGAGCTTTGCCCGAGATCCTCAGGGCTTCATCAACGACTGGCTCCAGTCCCAGTGCCGGGATTTGAAG ACAATGACTGATGTCGTTGGGAATCCCGAGGAGGAGCGCAGAGCCGAGTTCTACTTCCAGCCGTGGGCGCAGGAAGCCGTGTGCCGATACTTCTACTCCAAG GTGCAGCAGAGACGGCAGGAACTGGAGCAGGCCCTGGGCATCCGGAACACAtag
- the COX14 gene encoding cytochrome c oxidase assembly protein COX14 isoform X2, which produces MVSRKQLADFGYKAFSGSMMLLTVYAGYLCSVRVQRMLQQRRQRESTPGPES; this is translated from the exons ATGGTGTCCAGAAAGCAGCTGGCAGACTTTGGCTACAAGGCCTTCTCGGGCTCCATGATGCTGCTGACGGTGTACGCCGGTTACCTGTGCAGTGTGCGTGTGCAGAGGATGCTGCAGCAGCGCCGCCAGCGGGAGAGCACGCCTGGCCCTGAGAG ctga
- the ASIC1 gene encoding acid-sensing ion channel 1 isoform X1 has protein sequence MMDLKVDEEEVDSGQPVSIQAFASSSTLHGLSHIFSYERLSLKRVVWALCFLGSLALLALVCTNRIQYYFLYPHVTKLDEVAATRLTFPAVTFCNLNEFRFSRVTKNDLYHAGELLALLNNRYEIPDIQTADEKQLEILQDKANFRNFKPKPFNMLEFYDRAGHDIREMLLSCFFRGEQCTPEDFKVVADRIAYYLEYHRVTLLSEEESPEMTFPAVTFCNINRVRLSQLSHEDLLYLAPLVDYEPGMELGFTPAQPGPWEEDEPLNLYGFFNRTCHQLEDMLLSCSYRGQRCGPGDFAPVFTRYGKCYTFNAGQDGKPRLITMKGGTGNGLEIMLDIQQDEYLPVWGETDETSFEAGIKVQIHSQDEPPLIDQLGFGVAPGFQTFVSCQEQRLIYLPPPWGDCKAVAGDSEFYDTYSITACRIDCETRYLVENCNCRMVHMPGDAPYCTPEQYKECADPALDFLVEKDNEYCICEMPCNMTRYGKELSMVKIPSKASAKYLAKKYNKSEQYIGENILVLDIFFEALNYETIEQKKAYEVAGLLGDIGGQMGLFIGASILTVLELFDYAYEVIKHRLCRRGKCRKNHKRNNTDKGVALSMDDVKRHNPCESIRGHPAGMTYAANILPHHPARGTFEDFTC, from the exons ATGATGGACCTGAAAGTGGACGAGGAGGAGGTGGACAGCGGGCAGCCGGTGAGCATCCAGGCCTTCGCCAGCAGCTCCACCCTGCACGGGCTCTCGCACATCTTCTCGTACGAGCGGCTGTCGCTGAAGCGCGTGGTCTGGGCGCTTTGCTTCCTGGGCTCGCTGGCGCTGCTCGCCCTGGTCTGCACCAACCGCATCCAGTACTACTTCCTGTACCCCCACGTCACCAAGCTGGACGAGGTGGCGGCCACCAGGCTCACCTTCCCCGCCGTCACCTTCTGCAACCTCAACGAGTTTCGCTTCAGCCGCGTCACCAAGAATGACCTGTACCACGCCGGCGAGCTCCTGGCCTTGCTCAATAACAG ATACGAGATCCCAGACATCCAGACAGCCGATGAGAAGCAGCTGGAGATCCTGCAGGACAAGGCCAACTTCCGAAACTTCAAGCCCAAACCTTTCAACATGCTGGAGTTTTACGACCGGGCTGGCCACGACatcagggagatgctgctgtCCTGCTTCTTCCGCGGGGAGCAGTGCACCCCCGAAGACTTCAAAGTG GTGGCCGACCGCATCGCCTACTACCTGGAGTACCACCGCGTCACGCTGCTCAGCGAGGAGGAGAGCCCCGAGATGACCTTCCCCGCCGTCACCTTCTGCAACATCAACCGTGTGCGGCTCTCGCAGCTCAGCCACGAGGACCTGCTCTACCTGGCCCCTCTGGTGGACTACGAGCCCGGCATGGAGCTGGGCTTCACCCCCGCCCAGCCGGGCCCCTGGGAGGAGGACGAGCCCCTAAATTTGTACGGGTTTTTTAACCGCACTTGCCACCAGCTGGAGGAcatgctgctgagctgcagctacCGCGGCCAGCGCTGTGGCCCCGGGGACTTTGCGCCG GTCTTCACCCGCTATGGGAAGTGCTACACCTTCAATGCGGGGCAGGACGGGAAGCCTCGGCTCATCACCATGAAGGGGGGCACTGGAAACGGCCTGGAGATCATGCTGGACATCCAGCAGGACGAGTACCTGCCAGTGTGGGGGGAAACAG ATGAGACCTCGTTCGAAGCCGGGATCAAGGTGCAGATCCACAGCCAGGACGAGCCCCCTCTGATCGACCAGCTGGGCTTCGGGGTGGCTCCCGGCTTCCAGACCTTTgtgtcctgccaggagcagcgG CTCATCtacctgccccctccctggggCGACTGCAAGGCCGTGGCGGGCGACTCGGAGTTCTACGACACCTACAGCATCACGGCGTGCCGCATCGACTGCGAGACGCGCTACCTGGTGGAGAACTGCAACTGCCGCATGGTGCACATGCCAG GCGATGCCCCTTACTGCACCCCGGAGCAGTACAAGGAGTGCGCGGATCCGGCCTTAG ATTTCCTGGTGGAGAAGGACAATGAGTACTGCATCTGTGAGATGCCCTGCAACATGACGCGCTACGGCAAAGAGCTCTCCATGGTCAAGATCCCCAGCAAGGCCTCGGCCAAGTACCTGGCCAAGAAGTACAACAAGTCAGAGCAGTACATCGG GGAGAACATCCTGGTGCTGGATATCTTCTTTGAAGCCCTCAACTACGAGACGATTGAGCAGAAGAAGGCGTACGAGGTGGCGGGTTTGCTGG GTGACATTGGAGGGCAGATGGGGCTGTTCATTGGGGCCAGCATCCTCACAGTGCTGGAGCTCTTTGACTACGCCTATGAG GTGATAAAGCACCGGCTGTGCCGGCGGGGCAAGTGCCGCAAGAACCACAAGAGGAACAACACAGACAAGGGCGTCGCGCTGAGCATGGACGACGTGAAGCGCCAC AATCCCTGTGAAAGCATACGGGGGCACCCAGCAGGCATGACGTACGCAGCCAACATCCTACCTCACCACCCGGCCCGGGGCACCTTTGAGGACTTCACCTGCTAA
- the ASIC1 gene encoding acid-sensing ion channel 1 isoform X2, whose protein sequence is MMDLKVDEEEVDSGQPVSIQAFASSSTLHGLSHIFSYERLSLKRVVWALCFLGSLALLALVCTNRIQYYFLYPHVTKLDEVAATRLTFPAVTFCNLNEFRFSRVTKNDLYHAGELLALLNNRYEIPDIQTADEKQLEILQDKANFRNFKPKPFNMLEFYDRAGHDIREMLLSCFFRGEQCTPEDFKVVFTRYGKCYTFNAGQDGKPRLITMKGGTGNGLEIMLDIQQDEYLPVWGETDETSFEAGIKVQIHSQDEPPLIDQLGFGVAPGFQTFVSCQEQRLIYLPPPWGDCKAVAGDSEFYDTYSITACRIDCETRYLVENCNCRMVHMPGDAPYCTPEQYKECADPALDFLVEKDNEYCICEMPCNMTRYGKELSMVKIPSKASAKYLAKKYNKSEQYIGENILVLDIFFEALNYETIEQKKAYEVAGLLGDIGGQMGLFIGASILTVLELFDYAYEVIKHRLCRRGKCRKNHKRNNTDKGVALSMDDVKRHNPCESIRGHPAGMTYAANILPHHPARGTFEDFTC, encoded by the exons ATGATGGACCTGAAAGTGGACGAGGAGGAGGTGGACAGCGGGCAGCCGGTGAGCATCCAGGCCTTCGCCAGCAGCTCCACCCTGCACGGGCTCTCGCACATCTTCTCGTACGAGCGGCTGTCGCTGAAGCGCGTGGTCTGGGCGCTTTGCTTCCTGGGCTCGCTGGCGCTGCTCGCCCTGGTCTGCACCAACCGCATCCAGTACTACTTCCTGTACCCCCACGTCACCAAGCTGGACGAGGTGGCGGCCACCAGGCTCACCTTCCCCGCCGTCACCTTCTGCAACCTCAACGAGTTTCGCTTCAGCCGCGTCACCAAGAATGACCTGTACCACGCCGGCGAGCTCCTGGCCTTGCTCAATAACAG ATACGAGATCCCAGACATCCAGACAGCCGATGAGAAGCAGCTGGAGATCCTGCAGGACAAGGCCAACTTCCGAAACTTCAAGCCCAAACCTTTCAACATGCTGGAGTTTTACGACCGGGCTGGCCACGACatcagggagatgctgctgtCCTGCTTCTTCCGCGGGGAGCAGTGCACCCCCGAAGACTTCAAAGTG GTCTTCACCCGCTATGGGAAGTGCTACACCTTCAATGCGGGGCAGGACGGGAAGCCTCGGCTCATCACCATGAAGGGGGGCACTGGAAACGGCCTGGAGATCATGCTGGACATCCAGCAGGACGAGTACCTGCCAGTGTGGGGGGAAACAG ATGAGACCTCGTTCGAAGCCGGGATCAAGGTGCAGATCCACAGCCAGGACGAGCCCCCTCTGATCGACCAGCTGGGCTTCGGGGTGGCTCCCGGCTTCCAGACCTTTgtgtcctgccaggagcagcgG CTCATCtacctgccccctccctggggCGACTGCAAGGCCGTGGCGGGCGACTCGGAGTTCTACGACACCTACAGCATCACGGCGTGCCGCATCGACTGCGAGACGCGCTACCTGGTGGAGAACTGCAACTGCCGCATGGTGCACATGCCAG GCGATGCCCCTTACTGCACCCCGGAGCAGTACAAGGAGTGCGCGGATCCGGCCTTAG ATTTCCTGGTGGAGAAGGACAATGAGTACTGCATCTGTGAGATGCCCTGCAACATGACGCGCTACGGCAAAGAGCTCTCCATGGTCAAGATCCCCAGCAAGGCCTCGGCCAAGTACCTGGCCAAGAAGTACAACAAGTCAGAGCAGTACATCGG GGAGAACATCCTGGTGCTGGATATCTTCTTTGAAGCCCTCAACTACGAGACGATTGAGCAGAAGAAGGCGTACGAGGTGGCGGGTTTGCTGG GTGACATTGGAGGGCAGATGGGGCTGTTCATTGGGGCCAGCATCCTCACAGTGCTGGAGCTCTTTGACTACGCCTATGAG GTGATAAAGCACCGGCTGTGCCGGCGGGGCAAGTGCCGCAAGAACCACAAGAGGAACAACACAGACAAGGGCGTCGCGCTGAGCATGGACGACGTGAAGCGCCAC AATCCCTGTGAAAGCATACGGGGGCACCCAGCAGGCATGACGTACGCAGCCAACATCCTACCTCACCACCCGGCCCGGGGCACCTTTGAGGACTTCACCTGCTAA
- the COX14 gene encoding cytochrome c oxidase assembly protein COX14 isoform X1: MVSRKQLADFGYKAFSGSMMLLTVYAGYLCSVRVQRMLQQRRQRESTPGPES; this comes from the coding sequence ATGGTGTCCAGAAAGCAGCTGGCAGACTTTGGCTACAAGGCCTTCTCGGGCTCCATGATGCTGCTGACGGTGTACGCCGGTTACCTGTGCAGTGTGCGTGTGCAGAGGATGCTGCAGCAGCGCCGCCAGCGGGAGAGCACGCCTGGCCCTGAGAGCTGA
- the GPD1 gene encoding glycerol-3-phosphate dehydrogenase [NAD(+)], cytoplasmic — protein MGGKKVCVVGSGNWGSAIAKIAGSNTARLGSFESQVNMWVLEEEVGGRRLTDIINTEHENVKYLPGHKLPPNVVAEPDLLKACAGADVLLFVVPHQFIGKVCDQLKGHVKKEAIGMSLIKGVDEGPDGLRLISDIIHEKLGIEMNVLMGANIANEVAEEKFCETTIGCKNMKHGQMLKDLMQTPNFRVSVVQEADTVEICGALKNVVAVGAGFCDGLGYGDNTKAAVIRLGLMEMIGFAKLFCKGPVTSSTFLESCGVADLITTCYGGRNRKVAEAFAKTGKSIEQLEKEMLNGQKLQGPQTSAELHRILKSKNAVEKFPLFTAVYRICYEGKPVTDFITCLQNHPEHM, from the exons ATGGGTGGCAAGAAGGTTTGCGTCGTGGGCTCTGGCAACTG GGGCTCGGCCATCGCCAAGATCGCCGGCAGCAACACAGCTCGGCTGGGCAGCTTCGAGAGCCAGGTGAACATGTgggtgctggaggaggaggtgggcGGCCGGCGGCTCACGGACATCATCAACACGGAGCACGAGAACGTCAAGTACCTGCCGGGGCACAAGCTGCCCCCCAACGTG GTGGCAGAGCCAGACCTGCTCAAAGCCTGCGCAGGGGCTGATGTCCTGCTGTTCGTGGTGCCCCACCAGTTCATCGGCAAAGTCTGTGACCAGCTCAAGGGCCACGTGAAGAAAGAGGCCATTGGGATGTCACTCAtcaag GGCGTGGATGAAGGACCAGATGGGCTGAGGTTGATCTCAGACATCATCCATGAGAAACTGGGAATAGAAATGAACGTGCTCATGGGGGCCAACATTGCCAATGAAGTGGCAGAAGAGAAGTTCTGTGAAACCACCATTG GCTGCAAGAACATGAAGCACGGGCAGATGCTGAAGGACCTGATGCAGACCCCCAACTTCCGCGTGTCGGTGGTGCAGGAAGCTGACACTGTAGAGATCTGTGGGGCTCTCAag AATGTGGTGGCTGTCGGGGCCGGTTTCTGTGATGGGCTTGGCTACGGTGACAACACCAAGGCTGCCGTGATCCGCCTGGGCCTGATGGAGATGATTGGCTTTGCCAAACTCTTCTGCAAGGGCCCTGTCACCTCCTCCACCTTCCTGGAGAGCTGCGGCGTTGCCGACCTCATCACCACCTGCTACGGGGGCCGCAACCGCAAGGTGGCCGAGGCTTTTGCCAAGACTGGGAag TCCATcgagcagctggagaaggagatGCTGAATGGGCAGAAGCTGCAGGGTCCCCAGACATCTGCTGAGCTGCATCGAATCCTCAAGAGCAAGAATGCAGTAGAGAA GTTCCCCCTCTTCACTGCTGTGTATCGGATCTGCTACGAGGGAAAACCTGTCACCGACTTCATCACGTGTCTGCAGAACCACCCTGAGCACATGTaa